The following is a genomic window from Theobroma cacao cultivar B97-61/B2 chromosome 10, Criollo_cocoa_genome_V2, whole genome shotgun sequence.
GACAAAATTATCATATTAAAATTGTGGGGTcgcaaaaataattaaagctCTTGCCTTATATGGTAAGTTGgttgtaatttttttccttacaCGGAAACCTAGGATTTACTTACCATGAATTAATGATTTACTCTTTTTGGCCCTTGCCTTGTATAGTAAGTTGGCTGTACCTTTTTCCTCACAAGGAAACCCAGGATTTACTTACCATGCATCGGTGTCTTACTCTTTTTGGCCCTTGCCTTATATAGTAAGTTGGctgtaatttttttcttgcaaAGAAACCTATGATTTACTTACCATGAATGAGTGTCCTACCCTTTTCCGATGACTAGGCAAAATAGTAGTGTATAAGAGAACAAATTATTGTAGGTAAACATAACAAAAGCAAAGATGTCTAAATCCCCTTGGCCACCTTACCCACCTTGCGCTACCGATTTGTGCACAAATCCTGCTTGTTGGTCTCATGGCATATTCTATCCTTCTCCTACtgtctttgattttttttaattgacaTGGCTGGGTTAACAGGAAGTATAGCTCGTTTCAATGATGTGGTGCCATACTTTCCTTTTTTGCAGGACATAAATTCACATGGCCTGAATTGGTTAGAAAGAATGGGCAAGTAGCTAAATCAACTATTGAAAAGGACAATCCTGAAGTTACCGTCAGGATATTACCACCAGGAAGAGGTGGATTCTCAGATTTTGCTGCAATCGTGTTTATGTTTTCCTTGACGATAACGGCAATGTTATCAATGTCCCTACTGTTGGTTAAGAGGAAAACTAAATTTATGTCAAGTTTCTGAAAAATACtaaattcataataatttttgaatgtagagtaaatttatttgaacAATTCCCCTTTCTGGCAAGCAGATATTGCCTGGAGTACATGGATTTCTTGCATTGAATCTTGTTCAATTCATTCTGACAATGCCAAAGCATCTGAAATCTTGTTTCTTATACCTTGGCATGTTCCCAGAGGATTATGCTGTCAATTGTGCAAGATTGGTTCGACTGTGGATTGCAGAGGGGTTTGTAAAACAACGAGATGGTGCAACACTAGAAGAAGTTGCAAGAGAATACTTGACTGAGCTCATACACAGAAACTTGGTTCAAGCAGAATTGCTTGATTATGATGGTGTGGTTAGAAACTGTCGAGTCCACGATTTAATGCATGAGGTCATTCTTTCCAAGGCAGATGAACTGAATTTGATGCAAACTTCAGCCAAAAATATACAATGTCCTAATCAAACAGCTCGATACCTCTCAATCAAGGATGAATCAAACAACGTGTCAAGAAGCGGCGGTTGCTCAAAAACTCATTCAATCATCTTTTGTGAGGTAAACGAATTTCCCAAATCTTTGCTCAGTTCATTGTTTGtgaatttcatacttttgaaaGAATTAGATTTTGAGGGAGTTCCATTGAATTACTTACCTGAAGAATTGGGAAACCTCttgcatttgaaatatttaagtgtaagAGATACAAAAGTAAAGATGCTCCCAAAGTCCTTAGCTAAGTTGCGCAACCTAGGAACTTTGGATTTGAAACGTTCTCTTGTGCGTGAATTACCAGTTGAGATCAATAAGCTCTCCAATTTGCAACATCTTATAGCTTATTCTGAGGATTATGATACTCGACAAGGGTTGAAAATACGCGGTACTCTTCGAAGTTTAAACTCCTTGGAAAAGCTTTATTATGTGGACATGAATgcacaaaataattttggttTTATTAGAGAGTTGGGAAGTTTGAAGCATTTGAGAAAGTTGGGAATCACTAACCTAAAATCAGAAGGTGGGAATGCTCTGTGCAATGCCATTGAGCATATGTCTTACCTCGAATCACTGGATGTTATTTCAGTAAAGGAGAACGAACTTCTCCAATTGCAATCAATGTCATCTCCTCCCCTTCTTTTGCATTGCCTTCGGCTTCAAGGACGTCTGGAAAAGTTGCCTGATTGGATTTCTGAACTAAAGTGCCTAGTTAGGATTCGATTATTTTGGTCACAATTGTCAGATATTCCACTCAAACAGAGGAACAAGAACATAACTCTAACATGACAATACCATGTTAGTAAGATATGAGCTCTTTGATTTCAACCCTCCTTAGGCTAATCAAGGACGGGGAATGGTCAACCCAACACAAAATCAGTTgatttcatatatacataatacTTCAATTTCAGAACATTCATGCAAAGTCATTAGGGCAGTTTTGAATTA
Proteins encoded in this region:
- the LOC18587217 gene encoding disease resistance protein RPM1, whose protein sequence is MSKSPWPPYPPCATDLCTNPACWSHGHKFTWPELVRKNGQVAKSTIEKDNPEVTVRILPPGRGGFSDFAAIVFMFSLTITAMLSMSLLLILPGVHGFLALNLVQFILTMPKHLKSCFLYLGMFPEDYAVNCARLVRLWIAEGFVKQRDGATLEEVAREYLTELIHRNLVQAELLDYDGVVRNCRVHDLMHEVILSKADELNLMQTSAKNIQCPNQTARYLSIKDESNNVSRSGGCSKTHSIIFCEVNEFPKSLLSSLFVNFILLKELDFEGVPLNYLPEELGNLLHLKYLSVRDTKVKMLPKSLAKLRNLGTLDLKRSLVRELPVEINKLSNLQHLIAYSEDYDTRQGLKIRGTLRSLNSLEKLYYVDMNAQNNFGFIRELGSLKHLRKLGITNLKSEGGNALCNAIEHMSYLESLDVISVKENELLQLQSMSSPPLLLHCLRLQGRLEKLPDWISELKCLVRIRLFWSQLSDIPLKQRNKNITLT